The DNA window GCCACAGGAAGGTGCCGACCGCGCTCACCACGCCCAGCCCCGCCGACAGCAGGAAGAACGTCCCGTCGGACCCGATCCGCGCCTCGCTCTCGGTGTTGCGCAGGAAGACCGACTCCCCGTTGGAGACGTACTGCACGCGCGGCGCGAGCCACGCCCACAGCAGTCCGAGGAGCACTCCGGCCACCCCGACGGCCAGGGCGACGGCGGCGCCGTCCCGGACGTCCTCGGGGGTGACGGCCACGGCGGCGGCCTCCGGCTTCTCGGGCGGGAGCGACGGCGGGTCGTAAGGCGACGGCGGGGTCACGGCTTCGGTCACCCCCACATCGTGCCAGGTCCCGTGCGAGGCGGGCGGCCCGGCACCGGCCTCAGCGGACCGCGGCCCGCCGGTACGCCCAGGTGGCGACGGCCAGCGACAGGACGCCCACCGCCCCGCACACCCCGAGGTCGAGGGCGACGACGGCCCAGTCCGGATCCGGGGCGAAGGTCTGCGCGAAGGCCTCCACCCCGTACGTGGACGGCAGCAGGTCCCGCGCCCACACGATCACCTCCGGCATCCGCTCGGGCGGCAGCACCCCCAGCAGCAGCGCGGCCGACATGCCGAGCTGCCCGGCCAGCGTGGCGAGCTCCTGGCGCGGCGCCAGCAACCCCAGCGCCGCGCCGAGCCCGGCCAGCGCCGCCCCGGCCAGCGGCACCACCGCGGCCAGGATCCACAGCCCGCTCATCGGCAGCCCGAACAGCACGCACCCGAACACGGCGGTGACCAGCGTCCCCGGCAAGGTGAAGGAGGCGTACGCCGCGGCCGCGCCCAGCACCACCGAGGCGGGCGGCACGGGAAGCGTGGCGTAGTGGTCGAGCCCGCCGCTGGCCCGCAGCTGCCCGAAGTACTGGGCGAGCAGGTTCAGCGCGACGAAGGCGACGACGAGGACGGAGGAGCCGGCCACGACGGCCCGGGCCTCCGAGCCCCCGTCCACCACCCCCCGCATCAGGATCATGATCCCGACGGACTGGAAGGTGGCCACGAACAGCAGCGGGATCCGCGCCACCCTCGCCCGGGACAGCTGCGCCCGGTACACGGCGGCCAGCGCGGGGAAGAGCCCGGCCCGCGGCGCCAGCGGCGCGGCGGTGGGCTCCCGGTCACCGGCCGGCGCGGCATCCGCCGCCCCCGCGGCTCGCGCTCCGGCGGCTCCGGCGGCTCCGGCGGCTCCGGGCCCGCCGGCGACCCGTCCGGCGCCGGCGATCGGCGCGACCGTGCTCGTCGTAGGGTCGCTCACGACTTCACCAGCCCCTTCGTCTTTCCGCCGAGTGCCAGGTAGACGTCCTCCAGGCTCGGCGTGGCCAGCGTGAAGTCGTCGAGGGCGGCGAAGGCCGGCCCCCCGGTGACCGCGGCCACCGCGGCCCGCGCGTCCTCGGCGGGCAGCCGCAGCACCCAGCGCCGCCCGGACTCGGCGGCGAGCCCGCGCAGCTCGGCGACCTCCGGCACGTCCAGCGGGGCGCTCTCGCGCCACACCAGTTCCAGGCGGACCTCGCCCGAGACCCTGGCCTTGAGCCCCGCCGGGGTGTCGCAGGCGATGACCCTGCCCTGATCGATGACGGCGACCCGGTCGAGGACGGTCTCGGCCTCGATGACGTTGTGGGTGACGAGTACGACGGTGGCTCCGTGCCGCTCGCGCCGCCGGTCCACGGCCGACCACACCGCGCGCCGGGCCACGGGGTCCATGCCGGTGGTGGGTTCGTCGAGGACCAGCACCGGCCGCTCGCCCACCAGCGCGGCGGCGAAGCAGGCGAGGCGCCGCTGGCCGCCCGAGAGCTTCTTCAGGGGCCGCCCGGCGATCCCGGTCAGCCCGAGCTCCTCCAGTACGTCGTCCCGCGCGGCCCTGGCCGCCCGTACGTCGAGCCCGCGCAGCCGCCCGGTGGTCTCGGCGGCGAGCGACACGGTCAGCTCGTCCAGCGCGGTCGA is part of the Streptomyces subrutilus genome and encodes:
- a CDS encoding DUF2567 domain-containing protein, which encodes MTEAVTPPSPYDPPSLPPEKPEAAAVAVTPEDVRDGAAVALAVGVAGVLLGLLWAWLAPRVQYVSNGESVFLRNTESEARIGSDGTFFLLSAGLGVVSAVGTFLWRRAGGVPLVIGLAVGSLFAAVVGWRFGLWLGPSRDLAAAAAEAGKGVPFDAPLELLAHGALLVWPMAAVLVHLALTALWSPRDPDPGPPPGWTGHPPQPLS
- a CDS encoding ABC transporter permease; this encodes MAGAGRVAGGPGAAGAAGAAGARAAGAADAAPAGDREPTAAPLAPRAGLFPALAAVYRAQLSRARVARIPLLFVATFQSVGIMILMRGVVDGGSEARAVVAGSSVLVVAFVALNLLAQYFGQLRASGGLDHYATLPVPPASVVLGAAAAYASFTLPGTLVTAVFGCVLFGLPMSGLWILAAVVPLAGAALAGLGAALGLLAPRQELATLAGQLGMSAALLLGVLPPERMPEVIVWARDLLPSTYGVEAFAQTFAPDPDWAVVALDLGVCGAVGVLSLAVATWAYRRAAVR
- a CDS encoding ABC transporter ATP-binding protein, with amino-acid sequence MSTGTAQEQNGTAAGAAAGPDVVCAVRDLVKTYPAVRGRRGAPALPETRASDGVCLEVRRGEIFGLLGPNGAGKSTLVRQLTGLMRPDAGSVTLLGHDLVRHPERAARLLAYLGQESTALDELTVSLAAETTGRLRGLDVRAARAARDDVLEELGLTGIAGRPLKKLSGGQRRLACFAAALVGERPVLVLDEPTTGMDPVARRAVWSAVDRRRERHGATVVLVTHNVIEAETVLDRVAVIDQGRVIACDTPAGLKARVSGEVRLELVWRESAPLDVPEVAELRGLAAESGRRWVLRLPAEDARAAVAAVTGGPAFAALDDFTLATPSLEDVYLALGGKTKGLVKS